A stretch of Rhododendron vialii isolate Sample 1 chromosome 4a, ASM3025357v1 DNA encodes these proteins:
- the LOC131324763 gene encoding V-type proton ATPase subunit G-like — MEANRRQGGIKLLLAAEQEAQQIVNAARSEKMGRLKQAQEETGKEAAEYRAQMELELQRKITESCGDSGTNVERLEQETDAKIHHFKMEAGKISFDVSQMLLKHITTVNV, encoded by the exons ATGGAAGCCAATAGGCGGCAAGGTGGAATTAAACTACTGCTAGCTGCTGAACAAGAAGCTCAACAAATTGTCAATGCTGCCAGAAGTG AAAAAATGGGCAGACTAAAACAAGCCCAAGAGGAAACTGGAAAGGAGGCAGCCGAATATCGAGCGCAGATGGAACTTGAGCTTCAAAGGAAAATCACAGAG AGCTGTGGAGATTCAGGCACCAATGTGGAGCGCCTTGAACAAGAGACGGATGCAAAGATCCACCACTTCAAAATGGAGGCTGGAAAAATATCATTTGACGTCAGCCAAATGCTTTTGAAGCATATTACTACTGTTAATGTCTAA
- the LOC131324752 gene encoding serine/threonine-protein kinase-like protein CCR1: MTQKSHTTHHGFFSLLPFFLLNFAGSASGFGSMGSIAAAFGDSGFFCAIDASGKQAVICWGQNTTTASSPSTPSSSQNPSLQIPPMAALAGGDGFLCGILSNNSQPYCWNSNGSSTDLVPPPFVTTAYSHIAAGKNHVCAVRGSYYSASNSGTVDCWDIVLKSDDSSKQSILFSLTSKQSTLFYNPNVSTLAFTNVVSGDGFSCGGASQGGLVCWGPNSTALGISSVSDNFVALASGLGSVCGISQVSRQVKCWGNSSSFLPIPVGTRFVSLAAGAKHYCGIREDDHGVECWGSFDPSSIPKGSGFFTIASSRFVTCGIREVDLVLDCWFTNASLPHDYDPPLELCSPGLCTPRTCVIGEFTFNASILNEPDLETLCVRRELNICLPCALNCSEGQFPSSSCTANADRVCTACSLCQNSSCLDVCKLQSSAEMEQKHDRQLQRLVLILVSSVLGITLIVIACCLLPDIISRKNAEGKKQFASCIGKDDLQKDAITDSSPPVPSTLSLGIAQVFRLSELKDATNGFKEFNELGRGSYGFVYKAILADGRQVAVKRANAATIIRTNNRDFEIELEILCNVRHSHIVNLLGYCAEMGERLLVYEFMPHGTLHDHLHGGLSPLNWSLRLKIAMQAAKGLQYLHGEVVPPIVHRDVKCSNILLDGELGARIADFGLLTPNDRDINGAMKEDVYNFGIVLLEILSGRKTYDRDSTPQSIVDWALPFMKNCKAAALIDRYVALPRNVEPLLRLAEIAELALRENPSERPTMSDVAGSLEQIVKDGLVL; encoded by the coding sequence ATGACACAAAAATCCCACACAACCCATCATGggttcttctctcttcttcccttcttcctCCTCAACTTCGCTGGATCCGCATCCGGGTTCGGATCCATGGGCTCCATCGCCGCCGCATTCGGGGATTCCGGCTTCTTCTGCGCCATCGACGCCAGCGGCAAGCAAGCCGTCATCTGCTGGGGCCAAAATACCACCACCGCCTCTTCTCCATCCACTCCCTCTTCCAGTCAAAATCCATCTCTCCAAATCCCGCCAATGGCTGCTCTTGCAGGCGGCGACGGGTTTCTATGCGGCATTTTGTCGAATAATTCGCAGCCTTACTGCTGGAACTCCAACGGCTCAAGCACCGATCTTGTCCCTCCACCTTTCGTCACCACCGCTTATTCCCACATCGCTGCAGGTAAGAATCACGTCTGTGCTGTCAGGGGATCGTATTACTCGGCTAGCAATTCTGGGACAGTTGATTGTTGGGACATTGTTCTGAAATCAGATGATAGTTCAAAACAGAGTATCCTGTTTAGTTTGACTTCAAAACAGAGTACTCTGTTTTACAATCCCAATGTCAGTACACTTGCTTTCACCAATGTTGTTTCTGGTGATGGGTTTAGTTGTGGTGGTGCTAGTCAAGGTGGGTTAGTTTGTTGGGGCCCGAACTCGACAGCATTGGGAATTTCCAGTGTGTCGGATAATTTTGTGGCCTTAGCCTCTGGTTTAGGTTCTGTTTGTGGTATTTCTCAAGTTTCTAGACAGGTGAAATGTTGGGGCAATTCAAGTTCCTTTCTTCCTATTCCAGTTGGGACTCGGTTCGTGTCGCTGGCTGCCGGTGCTAAACATTATTGTGGGATCCGAGAGGATGATCATGGGGTTGAGTGTTGGGGGAGTTTTGACCCCTCTTCGATCCCAAAGGGTTCCGGGTTCTTCACAATTGCTTCGTCTCGTTTTGTTACCTGTGGCATCAGGGAAGTTGACTTGGTTCTTGATTGTTGGTTTACCAATGCTTCATTACCTCATGATTATGATCCTCCATTGGAGTTATGTAGTCCTGGTCTATGTACTCCAAGAACTTGTGTAATTGGAGAATTCACATTCAATGCTAGCATTCTTAATGAACCGGATCTAGAAACTTTGTGTGTTAGAAGAGAACTAAATATCTGTTTGCCTTGCGCTTTAAATTGTTCTGAAGGGCAATTCCCTTCTAGTTCTTGTACCGCTAATGCAGATAGAGTATGCACAGCTTGTTCTCTTTGCCAGAACAGTTCTTGTTTGGATGTCTGTAAGCTTCAATCATCGGCAGAAATGGAGCAGAAGCATGACCGTCAGTTACAAAGACTAGTGCTCATTCTTGTGTCTTCGGTTTTGGGTATCACGTTGATTGTGATCGCGTGTTGTCTCTTACCGGATATAATTTCCAGAAAAAATGCCGAGGGTAAGAAACAATTTGCATCGTGCATTGGGAAAGATGATTTGCAAAAGGATGCGATTACCGATTCAAGTCCTCCAGTTCCTTCAACCCTATCTCTTGGAATCGCTCAAGTTTTCAGACTCTCGGAGCTAAAGGATGCCACTAATGGATTCAAAGAGTTCAATGAGCTAGGGAGGGGAAGCTACGGTTTCGTATACAAAGCCATACTCGCGGATGGTAGGCAAGTGGCTGTAAAGAGGGCAAATGCAGCTACGATAATACGCACCAATAACCGCGACTTCGAAATAGAGTTGGAAATCCTATGCAATGTCCGTCATAGCCATATCGTTAACCTTTTGGGTTACTGTGCGGAGATGGGGGAAAGGTTGCTTGTCTATGAGTTCATGCCCCACGGGACTCTTCACGATCACCTCCATGGGGGACTTTCTCCACTTAATTGGAGCCTAAGGTTGAAGATTGCAATGCAAGCTGCAAAGGGACTTCAGTACCTTCACGGTGAAGTTGTGCCTCCTATTGTCCATCGCGATGTCAAGTGTTCAAATATTCTCTTGGATGGTGAATTGGGTGCACGGATTGCAGATTTTGGGCTTCTTACTCCAAATGACAGGGATATTAACGGAGCAATGAAAGAGGACGTTTACAACTTTGGGATTGTACTGCTTGAGATTCTTAGCGGGAGGAAAACGTACGACAGAGATTCCACACCCCAAAGTATTGTTGACTGGGCTTTGCCCTTTATGAAAAATTGTAAGGCGGCTGCTCTTATTGATCGGTACGTGGCTCTTCCGAGAAATGTCGAACCTCTACTTAGACTTGCTGAAATAGCAGAGCTCGCACTGAGGGAAAATCCTAGTGAGCGTCCTACTATGTCAGATGTGGCAGGTTCTTTGGAGCAAATTGTCAAGGACGGATTGGTTTTGTAG